The DNA segment CTGCAAATGCCGAAAATATAACAGCAGCCTGTGTTGTTTCAGGTGCTGAAGGCGGAATTACCCCCGATGAAATTGCACTGATGCAAGACAGCGGTTTTATTCCCGTACATTGCCGGACAAACATTTTAAGATGTGAAACGGCAGCACTTTACGGGACAGCCGCATTACAAACCGTTCTTCTGGAGAAAGAGTTATGGCAGTCGAAAGAATAAACTTACTTGGTGTCGGCATTGACATCTGTAAACCTGAAGACATGGAAAAAACAATTCTTGATCTTCTGGACAAGCAGGGACCTAAGCAGATTGTTTTCTTAAATATCTGGGACTTTCTTAAAGCACGGGGTAAAAGCCAGTATGCAGAATGCGTAAGAAATGCAGATCTGGTTATTCCGATTTCCAAAAGCATTTTAGGCGGTGCAAAATTCCTTAAAAAAACAGTTCCTGTAAGATATAATCCTTTTAATGCCCTCATAAACATTCTTTCAATTCTGGAAAATCATTATAAATCCGTCTATTTTTTAGGCGGAAGAAAAAAGACTGTAATGACGGCAGAAAAAAACGTCCGCAGTACTTTTAAGAACCTGCAGATTGTAGGCAGATGTGTCGGTTACTATCATAAGTCAATTGAAGAAGATGTAGTTCAGGCAATTTACAAGGCATGCCCGTCTCTTGTTCTTATGAGTGAAGGTATAAAAGAAAAAGACTGCTGGTCCTATTCAAGGCGGGACAGACTCAACTCAAGTATTTTTCTTTTTTACAATGACGCAATCGGTATTTTCAGTGACCGCAAAAAACGCATAAGTGAAAAAACCTTCGAGCATGGAACAGAATTTTTACATGAATTGGCAAAAAAACCTCTTAAAATAGTATTAATATTTCCGTTCTTCTACTATATAATCCGCCTGGTTTGGGAAAAAATATTTAAAAAAGGTTGATTTAAAATTGAAGTGCCATTTTCAGATTGTCTGTTTGTTACAAACAGTCCGGATACCGCAGTTACAGTAAACTGCTCACAGAATTTTTCTTTTAAAAACTGCAGGGATTATTCTTTTTCAGAACTTTTAAGAGAATGCAGAAAGGCAGCCTTCCACAGCGAACCTGCCTCACTTGTTTTTTCAGAAAAATTTTCCTGCAGGCTCTATGAACTCCAGGCATCATTTCCTCAGCTGTATTTTAAAAAAATGAATTCAAAAATTCATTCCGACTCAAATCAGCTTAACAATACAATTAATAAAAAAAACAGAGACTATCTGCTTAAAATAAATCAGGCAATCAAAACAAAAATTCCTGTACTTATGATCGGTGAAAGCGGCTGCGGTAAAAACTACAACGCAAGACTCATTCATAAAAAAACCGGCAACCCGCAGAATAATTTTTTTGAACTGAACATCAACGAAATAAACCCTAACCTTATGGAAACAACTCTGTTCGGTTCTGTAAAAGGAGCCTTTACCGGAGCTCAATTTGATTCCATGGGATTTTTTGAATGCGCAAAAAACGGCACACTTTTTCTGGACGAAATTTCTTATCTTTCAAGAGACATGCAGGTAAAACTGCTGGGAGTTCTTGATAAAAATACCTTCCGCAAAGTTGGAGGAATAAAAGAAATTGCCTCTACAGCAAGAATGATTTTTGCAACAGACTCAAACCTCAGGAACCTTGTAAAAGAAAAAAAATTCATACAGCCGCTGTTTTACAGAATCAGCGTCCTCATCATAAGAATTCCTCCGTTACGGGAACGGCTTGAAGAACTTACAATGCTTGCCATAAACTTTGCCCGGGAACAGCAGAAAACAATTGCTCCGGATGCACTTAAAAAGCTTCATTCCCATCACTGGCCGGGAAACATCCGTGAATTAAAAAACTGCATTCAGAGAAGCTGCGTTCAGACTTATGAAAATACGATTCACAGGGAAGACATTGCCTTCGATCATGAATTCTTTGATTTTTCTGAAGCCTGAGTTTTTTCTGAAAGTCCTGCTGCCTTAGTAAAAGTTTTTTCTATATATTGAGCTTCACTTTCGCTGAGAGCTGAACGGGACAATATGCTGCGCCAGAATAATTCCATGTCTTTACGGCCGGTAACTTTGAAAAACCCAATCTTCTGCAAAGAATCGGCTATCGTTTTTACAGCTTTATCCAGACGTTCAAGAGTAACAGGAGTATAACCCTTTTCTCCCTTTTTAGTTTCTCTGAACAAATGATAGCACATAACCTGAACTGCATGACTTAAATTCATTGAACCGAATTCTTCACTCGTCGGAATTGTAACTGCAATAGTACACTCTTCAAGTTCATCATCCTCAAGCCCCGTACGTTCATTTCCAAAAACAACGGCACACTTTCCTTCCTGAACATTTATGAGCGAAGTAAGTTCTTCCGGCAGAAGAAGCTTTCCCTTGCGTTTCTTACCGCGGCGGCGGGTTGTAGCAGCAACAAGAGTACAGTCAGCAGTTGCTTCTGTTATTGATGAATAAAACTTTGCATTGTCATAAATTGAACCTGCATGAATTGCAAGTATGTGAACTCTTTCTTCATCGATAGTACTTTTATCTGCGACAATTCTCAAATCATGAATTCCACAGTTTGCCATTGCCCGGCACACGGCTCCGATATTTCTGGATTCTTCAGGTCTTGAAAGAACAATTACAACATTATCTAAATTCATGGTTCTATTTTACCGTTTTTTTATAAAAATCTGCTATACTTTTTTTATGGAAACGAAATCTGTCTTTTATAAAAAAATTGCATTTGTTGCAGGAGCCACTAAAGGCACCGGTCTTGAACTTACAAAGCTGCTTCTTAAAAACGGCGCGCACGTTTTAGCTGCAGGCAGAAATTATTCTTCAGAAATAAAACAGCTGCAAAGTGAATATGACGGGCTTACCTTTGAACAGATTGATTTTAATTCCCTGACACCGGCTCAGATAATTCAAATACCTTCCATAAAAGATGTGCTTTCTAAAATCCAGATACTTGCAGTTCCTTACGGACCATTCATTCAGAAAAAACTGGAAGAAACAACTGCTGAGGACTGGACAAGTCTTGCCCTTAACGACATTGCCCTGCCCGGAACTCTTTTAAGTGCTTCCCTTCCCTCAATGCAAAAAAACGGTTTCGGAAGAATAATTCTCTTTGGAGGAACAAGAACAGATTCCGTCCGTTCATATAAAACTACTGCTGCATATTCTGCATGTAAAACAGCCCTCAGCGTACTCGTCAAATCTGCTGCTGCCTGCGGAGGACAGAACATTACCTGCAATGCCATACTACCAGGATTCACATCAAATGCTCCTGAAAATACAACTGAAGTTTCTGCGGATTTTCTTGCAAGACAGGCCTTTTATCTTATGAGCACGGAAGAACTTAACGGAGTACTATTGAATGCAGACAGAGGCTGGACTCCGGCATAAAAACAGATAGCGCCGGATACCAGAAAGCGGCTCTACAAATAACATAAAATAACAACGAATTGAAACAAGAATGTTTTTAAGATATTCTATTAACTAGATTTTTACAAAGAGGAAACCATGTCACTTAAACTTTATAATACAATGGGTCGCAGATACGAAGAATTTAAACCTATCCACGAAGGTTTCGTTGGTTTTTACGGATGCGGTCCTACAGTTTACAATTATGCCCATATCGGAAATCTCAGGGCCTATGTTTTTCTTGACACCCTTGACCGCACCCTTACATACCTTGGCTACGATAAAAAGCACGTAATGAACATCACTGATGTAGGACACCTTACAGGCGATGCAGATGAAGGTGATGATAAAATGGTCAAAACTGCAGAAGAACGCCACCAGTCTGTAATGGAAGTCGCAAAATTCTACACAGATGCGTT comes from the Treponema rectale genome and includes:
- a CDS encoding WecB/TagA/CpsF family glycosyltransferase — its product is MAVERINLLGVGIDICKPEDMEKTILDLLDKQGPKQIVFLNIWDFLKARGKSQYAECVRNADLVIPISKSILGGAKFLKKTVPVRYNPFNALINILSILENHYKSVYFLGGRKKTVMTAEKNVRSTFKNLQIVGRCVGYYHKSIEEDVVQAIYKACPSLVLMSEGIKEKDCWSYSRRDRLNSSIFLFYNDAIGIFSDRKKRISEKTFEHGTEFLHELAKKPLKIVLIFPFFYYIIRLVWEKIFKKG
- a CDS encoding sigma 54-interacting transcriptional regulator yields the protein MPFSDCLFVTNSPDTAVTVNCSQNFSFKNCRDYSFSELLRECRKAAFHSEPASLVFSEKFSCRLYELQASFPQLYFKKMNSKIHSDSNQLNNTINKKNRDYLLKINQAIKTKIPVLMIGESGCGKNYNARLIHKKTGNPQNNFFELNINEINPNLMETTLFGSVKGAFTGAQFDSMGFFECAKNGTLFLDEISYLSRDMQVKLLGVLDKNTFRKVGGIKEIASTARMIFATDSNLRNLVKEKKFIQPLFYRISVLIIRIPPLRERLEELTMLAINFAREQQKTIAPDALKKLHSHHWPGNIRELKNCIQRSCVQTYENTIHREDIAFDHEFFDFSEA
- a CDS encoding RNA methyltransferase; this encodes MNLDNVVIVLSRPEESRNIGAVCRAMANCGIHDLRIVADKSTIDEERVHILAIHAGSIYDNAKFYSSITEATADCTLVAATTRRRGKKRKGKLLLPEELTSLINVQEGKCAVVFGNERTGLEDDELEECTIAVTIPTSEEFGSMNLSHAVQVMCYHLFRETKKGEKGYTPVTLERLDKAVKTIADSLQKIGFFKVTGRKDMELFWRSILSRSALSESEAQYIEKTFTKAAGLSEKTQASEKSKNS
- a CDS encoding SDR family NAD(P)-dependent oxidoreductase, which produces METKSVFYKKIAFVAGATKGTGLELTKLLLKNGAHVLAAGRNYSSEIKQLQSEYDGLTFEQIDFNSLTPAQIIQIPSIKDVLSKIQILAVPYGPFIQKKLEETTAEDWTSLALNDIALPGTLLSASLPSMQKNGFGRIILFGGTRTDSVRSYKTTAAYSACKTALSVLVKSAAACGGQNITCNAILPGFTSNAPENTTEVSADFLARQAFYLMSTEELNGVLLNADRGWTPA